One Cyprinus carpio isolate SPL01 chromosome A16, ASM1834038v1, whole genome shotgun sequence genomic region harbors:
- the LOC109105266 gene encoding LOW QUALITY PROTEIN: tyrosine-protein phosphatase non-receptor type 23-like (The sequence of the model RefSeq protein was modified relative to this genomic sequence to represent the inferred CDS: inserted 2 bases in 1 codon; deleted 2 bases in 1 codon; substituted 3 bases at 3 genomic stop codons), with product MEAVPRMPMIWLDLKEAGEFEFSPTVKQFILKNYGEDPDNYNEQLKKLEQLRQSAVNVTRDFEGCSTLRKYFGQLHYLQSRVPLGLGQEAAVPISWTEIFSGKTVTHEDICYEQACILYNLGALHSMLGAMDNRVSEEGMKVSCTHFQCSAGAFTYLRDHFSHNFSVDMSHQILNLNINLMLGQAQECLLEKSMLDNRKSFLVARISAQVVDYYKEACRALENSETASMLGKIQKDWKKLVQMKIYYFAAVAHLHMGKQAEEQQKYGERVAYLQSSIXKMXEAIKLAKGQPDSVQEALRFTMDVIAGKFNSAQKDNDFIYHESVPPLETLTSVKGAPLVKALPVNPTDPSVTGPDIFAKLVPNGCPHEASSLYSEEKAKLLRDVVAKIDSKNETLEQFMDSLGLDPESVDNMEMYNTLPSVLMEKCAALSVRPDTVKNLIQSMQVLSGVFTDVEASLREIRDVLDEDEAEERSLEEAAGKQAVPERPSALAELRRDLEKYFEAHEKASFTNTELHRAMNLHISNLRLLGGPLDTLREALPKPQLSEDEMAGLQTMKRILGKVQEMRDQRSSLEKQLRDLIQQDDITTSLVTTERADMKKLFEEQLKKYEQVKVYIDQNLTAQENILKALTEANVQYATVRKGLAETEHKWNSTVQMLVASYEAYEDLMKKSQEGKEFYEDLETKASRLLEKAKTVCKARKEERQAIMEKELKKRAPQRPTAPKPPPKKAQSVDPANLNDPELAELSAAILALGGDLPEELRSLPPELTIPPSGYHAALSGAVASSILRWPGANSALLYTQPRFPPNLPPPEVLAQISCFPTPPLSQSFSHSLPQPPMAQRQFPQLPNPQVLPPPSVSGYCPPSSQNQPGPPITPVRPSTTTVDSVQTPIPSYSPASVQAVMPSPGQHQPMPPVSSVYAAPPQMTPHVHYMQQPVVPISQPPQAMPAHHHQPQPQQVFVRQGVQVKVKLSFFXPVVTTKEXMPRPLPGPQPQFPQYVAQVRQPAPPNFHQPQIQGQFGAPATHVQPHQGYPPVPFVPNSQPPQVNTVTPGQTPHPGTPPQMPPSSQPVPPVSMARLAHVNQQMPPSSQPVPSVSMSHLAHVNQKIPPASQPQTPPFSQLPGPPHPQIPPPSHHLGPAPHMQIPSASNQMPPPQQPQMLAPSTHMSPSSHPQMPSVSQPLSHIPQSQILSSYQPNQQPAYTAVPLRATVPVQPQVPHGPLSSQIQSHPSNPSQHQNHPHPQILPQSCPPALSHNIYKPQPTIPPSSAPLSFPGGVPMVSKQSVSALQPQSQPPTSQPLATQQIPPGGPVSYAVPQSGNIPSGPMQHPVAAAPPGPQSMIPPSSGAPGAPQPHVLPSPAPSPSPSPGPPSLGMVTQRPSPALTPVGGAMLPQSTVQAPTPTGPMTPSESTLFQLQNSSTDDLLSSSPESQHGGTKDTANVLLPTKADPQEEHHRKKTEGVRLIQGDPYQAPERVSKLSAQLERFRSTVQSLERPTWEGGLSKLDAQWKELQEQQEKDTRQLSIAIARCYTMKNRHQDVMPYDCNRVVLHSGKDDYINASFIEDLSPYCPRLIATQAPLIGTSADFWLMVYEQKVSVIIMLVSELELEKQKVLQYFPSERGQKFAQGPITLTLTTQKSTPTHIERMIGLQYRDQSLKRTVAHLQFTSWPELGLPESKSNLIQFIQEVHGHYLLQRPLHTPVVVHCSSGVGRTGAFCLLYAALQEIEAGNGIPDLIQLVRKMRQQRKNMLQEKLHLKFCYEAILKHTEQVLQRHGIITSPSIRTSNNIALKSYLRQESQDIVLGGDMPFSSIQATVAKLSIRPPSVDHEQESGQDQILSVSEAPSTVEPDPTESSLQPSQDPLCYEAMPGYISPPLSCTASPGKTQLPSPPSGQGNGFSGSTPASPVSNLHPSTEAAHHAPSPSTSSSLDLLASLTPEAFNLDSAHRGKQRISKQSFLHPQEGKGLQGPPEGDDPLSSLDPLWTLNKS from the exons ATGGAAGCCGTGCCGCGAATGCCGATGATCTGGCTGGATCTGAAGGAGGCAGGGGAGTTTGAGTTCAGCCCGACTGTCAAACAG TTCATACTGAAGAACTACGGTGAAGATCCTGACAATTATAATGAGCAGTTGAAGAAACTGGAGCAATTGAGACAG AGTGCTGTGAATGTCACACGAGACTTTGAAGGCTGCAGCACCTTAAGGAAGTACTTCGGGCAACTGCACTATCTTCAGAGTCGTGTGCCTTTGGGATTGGGGCAGGAAGCTGCTGTCCCGATCTCCTG GACAGAGATATTTTCTGGGAAGACAGTGACCCATGAAGACATCTGCTATGAGCAGGCCTGCATCCTTTATAATTTGG GAGCACTCCATTCAATGTTGGGAGCCATGGACAACAGGGTGTCCGAAGAG GGAATGAAAGTATCTTGCACACACTTCCAGTGCTCGGCTGGAGCGTTCACCTACCTGAGAGATCACTTCAGCCACAACTTCAGTGTGGACATGAGTCACCAAATCCTCAATCTCAACATCAACCTCATGCTG GGTCAGGCCCAAGAGTGCCTGTTGGAAAAATCTATGTTGGACAACAGGAAGAGCTTTCTCGTCGCTCGGATAAGTGCCCAG GTGGTGGACTATTACAAAGAGGCATGCAGAGCTCTGGAGAACTCAGAAACTGCTTCAATGTTAGGGAAGATTCAGAAAGACTGGAAGAAATTAGTGCAAATGAAGATTTACTACTTTGCTGCAGTTGCTCAT TTGCACATGGGGAAACAGGCTGAAGAGCAGCAGAAGTATGGAGAGAGG gtTGCTTACCTTCAAAGCTCAATATAGAAAATGTGAGAGGCAATTAAGCTGGCTAAGGGTCAACCAGACAGTGTACAGGAAGCCCTTAGATTTACCATGGATGTCATTGCTGGAAA atttaattCTGCCCAAAAAGACAATGACTTCATTTACCATGAATCAGTGCCACCTCTGGAGACACTGACCTCAGTGAAAG GGGCCCCACTGGTGAAAGCCTTGCCTGTAAACCCAACAGATCCCAGTGTTACTGGCCCAGACATTTTTGCAAAGCTGGTGCCCAATGGCTGCCCCCACGAG GCCTCCTCtctttacag TGAAGAGAAGGCCAAGCTGCTAAGGGATGTCGTGGCAAAAATAGACAGCAAGAATGAAACATTAGA ACAGTTCATGGACTCTCTCGGTCTGGACCCAGAGTCAGTAGACAATATGGAGATGTATAATACCCTTCCTTCTGTGCTGATGGAAAAATGTGCTGCGTTGAGTGTGAGACCTGATACTGTAAAAAACCTTATCCAGTCAATGCAGG TCCTCTCAGGTGTGTTCACCGATGTAGAAGCCTCTCTGCGGGAGATTCGAGATGTATTAGATGAGGATGAGGCAGAGGAGCGAAGTTTAGAAGAGGCTGCTGGGAAGCAGGCTGTACCAGAACGGCCCTCAGCCCTGGCCGAGCTGCGGAGAGACCTGGAAAAGTATTTTGAAGCACACGAAAAAGCCAGCTTCACCAACACAGAACTTCATCGGGCCATGAATCTGCACATAAGCAATCTGAGACTCCTCGGTGGACCACTAGACACCCTTAGAGAGGCATTGCCAAAACCTCAACTTAGTGAGG atGAGATGGCAGGTCTCCAGACTATGAAGAGAATTTTGGGTAAAGTGCAAGAAATGCGGGACCAACGAAGCTCCCTGGAAAAGCAGCTTAGAGACCTCATTCAGCAGGATGACATAACTACTTCTCTGGTTACAACTGAGCGTGCTGACATGAAG AAACTCTTTGAGGAGCAGCTTAAGAAGTATGAGCAGGTGAAAGTATACATTGATCAGAACCTGACAGCTCAAGAGAATATCCTGAAGGCACTGACAGAAGCTAATGTACAGTATGCCACTGTTCGCAAGGGCCTGGCAGAAACTGAACATAA ATGGAACAGCACTGTACAGATGCTTGTGGCCTCCTATGAGGCCTATGAAGATCTAATGAAGAAATCTCAGGAGGGCAAAGAGTTTTATGAAGATCTGGAAACAAAGGCCTCTCGCCTGTTGGAGAAAGCCAAGACCGTCTGCAAGGCTCGAAAAGAAGAGCGACAAGCCATAATGGAAAA AGAGCTAAAAAAAAGGGCGCCCCAAAGACCTACTGCCCCAAAACCACCCCCGAAGAAAGCCCAAAGTGTGGATCCTGCCAATTTAAATGACCCTGAACTGGCAGAGCTGAGTGCTGCTATCCTAGCCCTTGGTGGAGATCTCCCAGAAGAGCTACGCAGCCTGCCTCCTGAACTTACCATTCCACCATCTGGTTATCATGCTGCACTTTCTGGAGCCGTTGCTAGCTCAATTCTGCGCTGGCCTGGAGCTAACTCAGCTTTACTCTATACTCAACCCAGATTTCCTCCAAATTTACCACCTCCTGAAGTTCTTGCTCAGATCTCCTGTTTTCCAACACCTCCCCTGTCTCAGAGTTTCAGCCACAGTCTTCCCCAGCCTCCTATGGCACAACGACAGTTCCCACAACTGCCCAATCCTCAGGTCCTTCCACCACCATCTGTGTCTGGGTACTGCCCTCCATCTTCACAGAACCAACCCGGCCCACCAATCACTCCAGTCCGACCTTCCACCACTACAGTGGATAGTGTACAGACACCTATTCCAAGCTACAGTCCTGCATCTGTGCAGGCAGTTATGCCTTCTCCTGGCCAACACCAACCGATGCCACCAGTGTCATCAGTGTATGCAGCTCCACCTCAGATGACACCCCATGTCCATTACATGCAACAACCTGTTGTTCCCATAAGCCAACCTCCACAGGCAATGCCAGCCCATCATCACCAGCCTCAACCTCAGCAGGTATTTGTTCGACAGGGTGTTCAGGTTAAAGTAAAGCTGAGCTTTTTTTAACCTGTTGTAACTACTAAAGA AATGCCAAGACCTTTGCCTGGCCCTCAGCCTCAATTCCCACAGTACGTAGCTCAAGTAAGACAACCAGCACCACCAAACTTTCATCAACCTCAAATCCAAGGACAGTTTGGAGCTCCAGCTACCCATGTGCAGCCTCATCAGGGTTACCCCCCTGTCCCATTCGTTCCGAATTCCCAACCTCCACAAGTTAACACTGTTACCCCGGGCCAGACGCCCCATCCAGGCACGCCTCCACAGATGCCACCATCCTCACAACCAGTGCCTCCTGTGTCAATGGCCCGCTTAGCTCATGTTAATCAGCAAATGCCTCCATCCTCCCAACCAGTGCCCTCTGTGTCAATGTCACACTTAGCACATGTCAATCAAAAGATTCCCCCTGCTTCACAGCCCCAAACACCTCCCTTCAGTCAATTACCAGGTCCTCCTCATCCCCAGATACCCCCACCCTCTCATCATTTAGGTCCTGCACCCCATATGCAGATACCTTCTGCCTCAAATCAGATGCCTCCTCCCCAACAGCCACAAATGCTTGCACCATCCACTCACATGTCTCCTTCCTCTCATCCACAAATGCCCTCAGTCTCCCAACCGCTATCTCACATCCCCCAGTCACAGATACTTTCTTCTTATCAACCCAACCAACAGCCAGCGTACACAGCAGTCCCTCTGAGGGCTACTGTTCCTGTTCAACCTCAGGTTCCCCATGGCCCTCTTTCATCACAGATACAAAGTCACCCTAGCAATCCTTCACAACATCAAAACCACCCTCATCCTCAAATCCTTCCCCAGTCCTGTCCTCCAGCACTCTCTCACAATATCTACAAACCTCAGCCAACCATTCCTCCTAGCTCTGCACCTTTGAGTTTTCCAGGAGGTGTTCCTATGGTTTCAAAGCAGTCTGTATCAGCTCTGCAGCCACAGTCCCAGCCACCCACTTCACAGCCTTTAGCCACACAACAGATACCCCCAGGAGGCCCAGTATCTTATGCTGTTCCACAAAGTGGGAACATTCCTTCTGGACCAATGCAGCATCCTGTAGCTGCTGCTCCCCCAGGGCCTCAAAGCATGATACCTCCATCCTCAGGAGCACCAGGGGCACCACAGCCTCATGTGCTACCTTCTCCTGCCCCATCACCTTCTCCCTCTCCTGGTCCTCCCTCCCTTGGTATGGTCACCCAGCGACCATCTCCTGCTCTAACCCCAGTTGGAGGAGCAATGTTGCCGCAGTCCACAGTTCAGGCTCCAACACCCACTGGTCCCATGACTCCATCTGAGTCCACTTTGTTTCAGCTACAGAACTCTAGTACTGATGACTTGCTTTCCTCAAGCCCCGAGAGCCAGCATGGAGGCACTAAGGACACCGCAAATGTCTTACTACCCACAAAAGCTGACCCTCAGGAggaacatcacagaaaaaaaactgagggCGTGAGACTTATCCAAGGTGACCCTTACCAAGCACCAGAGAGGGTCTCGAAACTCAGTGCACAGCTAGAACGGTTTAGATCAACAGTTCAATCCTTAGAGCGCCCAACATGGGAGGGCGGTCTGTCGAAACTTGATGCCCAATGGAAAGAACTGCAAGAGCAGCAGGAAAAGGATACTCGCCAGCTCTCTATCGCTATTGCTCGTTGCTACACCATGAAGAACCGCCATCAGGATGTGATGCCTTACGACTGCAATCGTGTTGTCTTGCACTCAGGTAAAGATGATTACATCAATGCCAGTTTCATTGAGGACCTATCCCCATACTGCCCCCGGCTCATTGCAACACAGGCTCCCCTCATTGGCACTTCAGCCGACTTCTGGCTCATGGTTTACGAGCAGAAAGTTTCTGTAATCATCATGTTAGTGTCTGAGCTAGAACTGGAGAAG CAAAAGGTGTTGCAATACTTTCCATCAGAGAGAGGCCAAAAATTTGCTCAGGGGCCAATCACCCTTACCTTGACCACTCAGAAGAGCACTCCTACCCATATAGAGCGCATGATAGGACTGCAGTATCGGGACCAAAGTTTGAAACGCACCGTTGCACACCTTCAGTTTACTTCATGGCCTGAACT ggGTCTTCCAGAGAGTAAAAGCAACCTCATCCAATTCATTCAAGAAGTCCACGGACATTACCTGCTTCAGCGCCCACTACACACTCCAGTCGTAGTGCACTGCAG CTCTGGTGTTGGCCGTACTGGTGCCTTCTGTCTGCTTTATGCAGCGCTGCAAGAAATTGAGGCTGGCAATGGTATACCTGACTTGATCCAGCTGGTGAGGAAGATGAGGCAGCAGAGGAAGAACATGCTGCAAGAGAAG CTTCACCTCAAATTTTGCTATGAGGCTATTCTTAAACATACAGAGCAGGTTCTGCAACGTCATGGCATTATTACATCCCCTTCCATCAGGACCTCAAATAACATTGCATTGAAG TCATACCTGCGACAGGAATCTCAGGACATTGTTCTGGGAGGAGACATGCCTTTTAGTTCCATACAGGCCACTGTGGCCAAACTTAGCATTCGACCACCCAGTGTTGACCATGAACAAGAGTCTGGCCAAGACCAGATTCTCTCTGTTTCCGAAGCGCCAAGCACAGTGGAACCAGATCCTACAGAATCGTCACTTCAGCCTTCTCAGGACCCGCTTTGTTATGAAGCTATGCCTGGTTACATCAGTCCCCCCCTCTCTTGCACCGCTTCTCCAGGCAAGACACAGTTACCTTCACCTCCTAGCGGCCAAGGGAATGGGTTCTCTGGGTCCACTCCTGCATCTCCAGTCTCAAATCTCCACCCATCCACTGAAGCAGCACATCATGCTCCTTCTCCGTCCACCTCGTCATCTTTAGATCTGCTTGCTTCTCTCACACCTGAAGCCTTTAATCTGGACAGTGCCCATCGAGGCAAGCAGCGGATTAGCAAGCAAAGCTTCCTTCACCCGCAAGAAGGCAAAGGCCTGCAGGGACCACCAGAGGGTGATGATCCGCTCAGTAGTTTGGATCCTCTCTGGACACTCaacaaaagctga